The DNA window GTGAAATTACTGTAAATAAGAGAATTATAAAGCTTTTTATAATATTAATTTGTGATAGGTTATAATTGAACAAACTTAAAGCTCCAATAATAAAGAACCCGACACCAGCTTGAATAAAGCCACCATATATTCCAATAAGGAAAAATATAAAATATTTTATTTTCGTAAATTTTCTAAAGTTAGTTATGTTTAGATTTATATTATTTTTCATATTAATCAAGGAGAGGAAAACAAAAAAAAGCATAAAGAAAATTAAGTATTTTTTAAAATTTGCATCACTTATAAGGCTTGCAAAAATGCTACCTAAAATAGCTCCAATAAGAGCTGGAATGGCAAATTCTGTACCGTCTTTTTTTATGTTAATGAGTTTTCTTTTATTAAAATAGAGAAAGGCCACAAATGTTTGAGCTAATATGCCTACTCTATTTGTAGCATTAGCCACAGTAGGGGGAAGACCCATAAAGATTAAAAAAGGAATGGTAATAAAAGAGCCTCCACCTGCAAGAATATTAACAGCGCTAGTTATAACAGCTATAAAGAATAAAAATAAGTAATTCAACCTATTACCAATTGATATATTTAAAAATAAATATTACTACTTTTTTCGATTAAACAAAACTGGTAATTTTATATATACAT is part of the Deferribacterota bacterium genome and encodes:
- a CDS encoding sulfite exporter TauE/SafE family protein, translated to MNYLFLFFIAVITSAVNILAGGGSFITIPFLIFMGLPPTVANATNRVGILAQTFVAFLYFNKRKLINIKKDGTEFAIPALIGAILGSIFASLISDANFKKYLIFFMLFFVFLSLINMKNNINLNITNFRKFTKIKYFIFFLIGIYGGFIQAGVGFFIIGALSLFNYNLSQINIIKSFIILLFTVISLLIFTFSVKIDLLSGGVLACGNIFGAYLGSYINVSVNLKILKGIVLIAILIFSILLLIF